A window of Ignavibacterium sp. contains these coding sequences:
- a CDS encoding pyridoxal phosphate-dependent aminotransferase, whose amino-acid sequence MIADRVKNMDASPTMMVAAEAKKLKSQGVNIIDLSVGEPDFHTPNPIKDAGKIAIDENRTRYTLNQGTVELRTAIAAKLKRDNHLDYNINEIIVSNGAKQSVFNAILATVNPGDEVIIPAPYWVSYPAMVHLADGISVIIDTDEKNGFKVTGEQLRKAITPKTKMFILCNPSNPTGSAYTKEELQEIAEVALENNFYILSDEIYEKMVYDDFNFVSFPSLHPDLKKKTILVNGVSKTYAMTGWRIGYAAGPEAVINGINKIQSHTTSHASSISQSAAIEAVAGPQYIIDEMLIEFRKRREYIFNELISISGVSCYKPEGAFYLFPNISTFFNHHTETLRIESSFDFAMFLLHEAHIAVVPGSAFGKEGYIRLSYATSMDHLKEAVYRLKKTLNHLI is encoded by the coding sequence GTGATAGCTGATCGTGTAAAAAATATGGATGCCTCTCCAACCATGATGGTTGCAGCAGAGGCGAAGAAATTAAAATCTCAGGGTGTGAATATAATCGACTTAAGTGTTGGCGAACCTGATTTTCATACACCAAATCCGATAAAAGATGCAGGCAAAATTGCCATTGATGAAAACCGAACAAGATACACATTAAATCAGGGAACAGTTGAATTGCGAACAGCAATTGCTGCAAAACTAAAACGAGATAATCATCTTGATTATAATATTAATGAAATAATTGTTTCGAATGGAGCTAAGCAAAGTGTTTTTAATGCAATACTTGCAACAGTAAATCCAGGTGATGAGGTAATCATCCCTGCACCTTATTGGGTTTCTTATCCCGCAATGGTTCATTTGGCAGATGGTATTTCTGTTATAATTGATACAGACGAAAAAAATGGTTTTAAAGTCACTGGCGAGCAATTAAGAAAAGCAATTACTCCAAAAACAAAAATGTTTATTCTGTGCAATCCATCTAATCCAACAGGTTCGGCCTACACCAAAGAAGAATTACAGGAAATTGCAGAGGTTGCACTCGAAAATAATTTTTACATTCTCTCTGATGAGATTTACGAAAAAATGGTTTATGATGATTTTAATTTCGTCAGCTTTCCTTCATTGCATCCTGATCTCAAAAAGAAAACAATTCTTGTAAACGGAGTTTCAAAAACCTATGCGATGACCGGCTGGCGAATTGGTTATGCTGCCGGACCAGAAGCAGTTATAAATGGAATCAATAAAATTCAGAGTCATACAACTTCACACGCATCATCAATATCACAATCAGCCGCAATTGAAGCTGTTGCCGGTCCGCAGTATATCATTGATGAAATGTTAATTGAGTTCAGGAAAAGAAGAGAATATATTTTTAATGAGTTAATTTCTATTAGCGGTGTAAGTTGTTATAAGCCTGAAGGAGCATTTTATCTTTTCCCAAACATTTCAACTTTCTTTAATCATCACACCGAAACATTAAGAATCGAAAGTTCATTTGACTTTGCAATGTTCTTACTTCACGAAGCTCATATTGCAGTTGTTCCCGGAAGTGCTTTTGGCAAGGAAGGATATATTAGATTGTCGTATGCAACTTCAATGGATCATCTTAAAGAAGCAGTTTACAGACTGAAAAAAACACTAAATCATTTAATCTGA